The following proteins are co-located in the Eleginops maclovinus isolate JMC-PN-2008 ecotype Puerto Natales chromosome 23, JC_Emac_rtc_rv5, whole genome shotgun sequence genome:
- the eif4ebp3l gene encoding eukaryotic translation initiation factor 4E-binding protein 3-like, protein MSTGNNEVKSCPIPTRVLTLKDWSQLPDCYSQTPGGTLFSTTPGGTRIIYDRKFLLDCRNSPIARTPPCCLPQIPGVTVPASHPIGKLQDLKEEEEEEEKDLADDNQFEMDI, encoded by the exons ATGTCGACCGGCAACAATGAAGTTAAAAGCTGCCCCATCCCCACAAGGGTGCTCACCCTGAAGGACTGGTCCCAGCTACCCGACTGTTACAGCCAGACTCCCGGGGGCACCCTTTTCTCCACCACGCCTGGAG GAACACGCATCATCTACGACAGGAAGTTTTTGTTGGACTGTCGAAACTCTCCTATTGCCCGGACCCCCCCATGCTGTCTGCCCCAGATTCCAGGGGTAACAGTACCTGCTTCACACCCCATTGGGAAACTGCAGGATctcaaagaggaggaggaagaggaagagaaagatcTTGCAG ATGACAACCAGTTTGAGATGGATATCTGA
- the acsl4a gene encoding LOW QUALITY PROTEIN: long-chain-fatty-acid--CoA ligase 4 (The sequence of the model RefSeq protein was modified relative to this genomic sequence to represent the inferred CDS: inserted 1 base in 1 codon): MGLQADSKLQTVLLFPIHFLVWLYSVLSFLPWYYITGAGEKKALSKRIKARSTSGCAEGPYRSVDHFDALAREDFPGKDTLDKLMYHAVQHFGTEHCLGTREVLSEENEVQPSGKVFKKLILGEYKWLSYNEVDSIVSDFGSGLAAXGQQPKSSIAIFCETRAEWMITAQACFRRNFPLVTFYATLGEEAIAFGLNETGVTHLVTSAELLQTKLKNVLPLIPKLKHVIYVGQKKVSTKGFPAGLSIHSMQAVQELGVLPENIGREIVKPQPSDLAVVMYTSGSTGRPKGVMIVHSNLIAGMTGQCERIPGLGPKDTYIAYLPLAHVLEMTAEISCVTYGCRIGYSSPQTLSDQSTKIKKGSKGDSSVLKPTLMAAVPEIMDRINKNVMSKVQEMSFIQKTLFTLGYRYKLEQIKRGYDAPLCNALLFRKVKKLLGGRVRMMLSGGAPLSSATQRFMNICFCCPVGQGYGLTETCGAGTITEVADISTGRVGAPVICCEVRLRDWAEGGYTRKDKPNPRGEILIGGPNVTMGYYRNESNDQDFFADEKGQRWFCTGDVGEVYPDGCLQIVDRKKDLVKLQAGEYVSLGKVESALKNCSIIENICAYANSEQNYVISFVVPDQKRMTELARKKGIVGEWEEICTHPDMEREVLKEIKEVAANIKLQRFEIPVKVHLSPEPWTPETGLVTDAFKLKRKELKNHYIHHIERMYGGK; the protein is encoded by the exons ATGGGTCTCCAGGCAGACTCCAAACTCCAAACTGTCCTCCTTTTTCCAATCCACTTTCTGGTATGGCTGTACTCCGTCCTGTCCTTTCTTCCCTGGTACTACATCACCGgtgctggagaaaaaaaagctctgTCGAAGAGGATAAAAGCCCGCTCCACTTCAGGCTGTGCCGAGGGGCCGTACCGCTCCGTGGATCACTTCGATGCCTTGGCCAGGGAGGACTTTCCGGGCAAGGACACACTGGATAAGCTGATGTATCACGCTGTGCAGCACTTTGGAACAGAGCACTGTCTCGGCACCAGAGAAGTTCTGAGTGAAGAGAATGAGGTTCAACCCAGCGGAAAAGTTTTTAAGAAG CTGATCCTGGGGGAGTACAAATGGCTCTCCTACAATGAAGTGGACTCTATAGTCAGTGACTTTGGGAGCGGACTGGCAG CTGGGCAGCAGCCCAAAAGCAGCATTGCAATATTTTGTGAGACGAGAGCCGAGTGGATGATCACTGCCCAGGCGTGCTTCAGGCGCAATTTCCCCT TGGTGACCTTCTATGCCACACTGGGAGAGGAGGCAATCGCATTTGGTCTGAACGAGACCGGAGTTACACATCTAGTTACCAGTGCGGAACTGCTCCAGACCAAACTGAAA AATGTGCTCCCTCTGATCCCAAAGCTGAAGCACGTGATCTACGTGGGCCAGAAGAAAGTGAGCACAAAAGGCTTCCCGGCAGGACTCTCCATCCACAGCATGCAGGCCGTCCAAGAGCTGGGCGTGCTGCCTGAGAACA TTGGGAGGGAGATTGTGAAGCCTCAGCCGTCTGATCTGGCCGTGGTGATGTACACCAGCGGCTCCACAGGCAGACCCAAAGGAGTCATGATTGTCCACAGTAACCTCATCGCAGGAATGACGGGCCAGTGTGAGCGCATCCCTGGACTCGG GCCTAAAGACACGTACATCGCCTACCTGCCCCTCGCTCATGTCCTGGAAATGACCGCTGAAATCTCCTGTGTCACATACGGCTGTCGGATCGGCTACTCATCCCCCCAGACACTGTCCGACCAG TCCACGAAGATAAAGAAAGGAAGTAAAGGAGACAGCTCGGTGCTCAAACCCACCCTGATGGCAGCTGTGCCG GAAATCATGGATCGCATCAACAAGAATGTGATGAGCAAAGTGCAGGAAATGAGTTTCATCCAGAAGACGCTGTTTACTCTGGGCTACAGATATAAACTGGAGCAGATCAAGAGGGGCTATGACGCACCACTCTGCAATGC CCTGCTGTTCCGGAAAGTGAAGAAACTTCTGGGAGGACGGGTGAGGATGATGCTGTCCGGAGGCGCCCCCCTCTCCTCGGCCACGCAGAGATTCATgaacatttgtttctgttgtcCTGTGGGTCAGGGCTACGGCCTCACTGAGACCTGTGGAGCAGGCACCATCACAGAGG TTGCGGACATCAGCACTGGGCGTGTTGGAGCTCCTGTTATCTGCTGTGAAGTCAGACTCAGGGACTGGGCTGAAG GTGGCTACACCAGGAAAGACAAGCCGAACCCTAGAGGGGAGATCCTTATCGGCGGCCCCAATGTAACCATGGGTTACTACAGGAACGAAAGCAACGATCAGGACTTTTTCGCGGATGAAAAGGGTCAGAGATGGTTCTGCACCGGTGATGTTGGAGAGGTTTACCCAGACGGCTGTCTACAGATAGTGG ATCGCAAGAAGGACTTGGTGAAACTGCAGGCGGGCGAGTACGTGTCTCTGGGTAAGGTCGAGTCCGCTCTGAAGAACTGCTCCATCATAGAAAACATCTGTGCTTATGCCAACAG TGAGCAAAACTACGTGATCAGCTTTGTGGTTCCCGACCAGAAGAGGATGACAGAACTGGCCAGAAAGAAAGGCATTGTGGGAGAATGGGAGGAGATCTGCACTCACCCCGACATGGAGAGAGAAGTTCTGAAGGAGATCAAGGAGGTTGCTGCTAACA TAAAACTCCAGCGATTTGAGATTCCAGTGAAGGTTCACCTGAGTCCAGAGCCATGGACACCTGAGACAGGTCTGGTCACAGATGCTTTCAAGTTGAAGAGAAAAGAGCTGAAGAACCACTATATCCACCACATAGAGAGAATGTACGGAGGCAAATAA
- the nxt2 gene encoding NTF2-related export protein 2 codes for MASPLLDFRTHVDQSCRYSEEFVNIYYDCMDKKRRNLTRLYLDKATLVWNGNAVSGNDALGDFFESLPSSEFQVQTLDCQPVHEQATQGQTTLLVVTGGTVKFEGNKQRFFNQNFLLTAQATPNNDQPVWKIASDCFRFQDWSS; via the exons ATGGCTAGCCCGCTGCTG GATTTCAGGACCCATGTCGACCAGTCATGCAGATATTCAGAAGAATTTGTCAATATTTATTACGACTGCATGGATAAGAAAAGAAGG AACTTGACCCGGCTCTACCTGGACAAGGCGACCTTGGTGTGGAATGGGAATGCTGTTTCTGGAAACGATGCTCTGGGGGACTTCTTCGAGTCTTTGCCTTCAAGCGAGTTCCAAGTTCAAACACTGGATTGTCAGCCAGTTCACG AACAAGCAACCCAAGGTCAGACTACACTGCTCGTGGTGACTGGTGGAACAGTAAAATTTGAAGGGAACAAACAGCGTTTCTTCAACCAGAACTTTCTTTTGACAGCTCAGGCTACACCCAACAATGACCAGCCTGTTTGGAAGATTGCTAGTGATTGTTTCCGATTTCAAGACTGGAGCAGCTGA
- the psmd10 gene encoding 26S proteasome non-ATPase regulatory subunit 10, with product MESTVSNVEVCNLAYTGQFEKLKECILSDKTLACKTDQDCRTALHWACSAGHTNIVEFLLDLGVEVNLQDDALWSPLHIAASAGREDIVKALISKGAQLNSVNQNGCTALHYAASKDRYEIAQLLLESGADPNVSDRYESTPLHRASAKGNHRLIQLLLKQSASTNIQDSQGNTPLHLACEEERVEAAKVLVEHGASIYIENKEEKTPLQLAKGGLGNILRRIVEG from the exons ATGGAGAGCACTGTATCaaatgtagaggtctgtaatttaGCTTACACGGGGCAGTTTGAGAAATTAAAGGAGTGCATTCTGTCAGATAAAACGCTTGCCTGCAAAACGGACCAG GACTGTAGAACCGCTCTGCACTGGGCTTGCTCAGCTGGACACACCAACATTGTGGAGTTTCTTCTTGACCTGGGAGTGGAAGTGAATCTGCAAGATGAT GCTTTGTGGTCCCCTCTTCACATCGCAGCGTCAGCAGGCAGAGAAGACATAGTGAAAGCTTTAATATCCAAAGGAGCTCAGCTGAATTCTGTGAACCAAAATGGATGCACCGCTCTGCACTATGCCGCCTCCAAAGACAGATACGAG aTTGCCCAGCTGTTGTTGGAAAGCGGAGCAGACCCCAATGTCAGCGACAGATACGAGTCCACTCCCCTTCACAGAGCGTCTGCCAAGGGCAACCACCGCCTCATCCAGCTGCTGCTCAAACAGAGCGCCTCCACCAACATCCAGGACTCGCAGGGAAACACACCTCT ccACCTGGCGTGCGAGGAGGAGCGTGTGGAAGCAGCCAAGGTGCTGGTGGAGCATGGGGCCAGCATCTACATTGAGAACAAGGAAGAGAAGACCCCGCTACAGCTAGCCAAGGGCGGTCTGGGCAACATACTGCGCCGGATTGTTGAGGGATGA
- the xiap gene encoding E3 ubiquitin-protein ligase XIAP — protein MCDLRQDGDLETDHMADFSLRNIRLDSFRGSGLAQQVSAERLARAGFYFTGQADRVRCFSCQATVENWCRGDTPVERHKEVSPSCRFLSCIHRPNFNPGFDTSLTNGSAYNEEAEDMEFRLRTGEVVDQSIFPMLPHMRSEEARLRTLSDWPSDAPVTPQDLAQAGLYYLGEADRVQCFCCGGMLGGWEEGDTAWEEHSKHYSNCFFILGHDVGNIPLAGGAVVEEEGGSRQHANPQVQMGNYEERLASFAAVQHPVDPERLARAGFYSTGATDRVLCFSCGGGLKGWQPEEDPWEEHAKHYPGCSFLLTEKGQEFVNNIQLQDPRRNRAASSHQNGFSGHGKEVLRSDMAQKAIEMGLEPSVVEKTILEKISTTSSGYSTLEALVEDCLHNTQLSDAASSQGQDEDPLENLRRLQREKQCKICMDRDICIVFIPCGHLVTCKQCSEMLIKCPICCGAIEQKLKTYIA, from the exons ATGTGTGATCTCAGACAGGATGGCGATCTGGAGACAGATCACATGGCGGATTTCTCCCTGAGAAACATTCGCCTGGACTCATTCCGCGGCTCCGGCCTGGCCCAGCAGGTGTCTGCAGAGAGACTGGCCCGCGCCGGCTTCTACTTCACGGGCCAGGCCGACCGCGTCCGCTGCTTCAGCTGCCAGGCGACCGTGGAGAACTGGTGCAGGGGAGACACGCCTGTGGAGAGGCATAAGGAG GTTTCCCCATCGTGCAGGTTTCTGAGCTGCATCCACCGCCCCAATTTCAACCCAGGTTTTGATACCAGTCTGACTAATGGTTCCGCCTACAACGAAGAAGCAGAAGACATGGAGTTTCGATTGAGAACAGGAGAGGTGGTCGATCAGAGCATCTTCCCGATGCTCCCTCACATGAGGAGCGAGGAGGCCCGGCTCCGGACCCTCTCTGACTGGCCTTCTGACGCTCCAGTGACACCCCAAGATCTGGCCCAAGCCGGCCTCTATTACCTCGGAGAGGCTGACCGGGTGCAGTGTTTCTGCTGCGGCGGTATGCTGGGGGGCTGGGAAGAGGGAGACACCGCCTGGGAAGAACACAGCAAACATTACTCTAACTGTTTCTTCATCCTCGGCCATGATGTGGGCAACATCCCATTAGCCGGGGGGgcagtggtggaggaggagggcggAAGTAGACAACACGCAAACCCTCAAGTCCAGATGGGGAATTATGAAGAGAGGCTTGCCAGCTTCGCAGCTGTCCAGCACCCTGTTGACCCCGAGAGGCTGGCCAGAGCTGGCTTCTACAGCACAG GTGCAACAGACAGggtgctgtgtttcagctgtGGTGGAGGTTTGAAGGGTTGGCAGCCCGAGGAAGACCCTTGGGAAGAACATGCCAAACACTACCCTGG ATGCAGCTTCCTGTTAACAGAAAAAGGACAAGAGTTTGTCAACAACATCCAGCTCCAAGACCCTCGACGAAATCGAGCT GCTTCAAGTCATCAGAATGGATTTTCTGGACATGGGAAGG AGGTGCTGCGGTCCGACATGGCTCAGAAGGCGATAGAGATGGGTCTGGAGCCCAGTGTGGTGGAAAAAACCATCCTGGAGAAAATCAGTACGACTAGCTCAGGCTACTCCACCCTGGAGGCTCTTGTAGAGGATTGTCTCCACAACACTCAACTGAGTGACGCTGCCTCGTCACAGGGTCAAG ATGAAGACCCACTGGAGAATCTGCGGAGGCTGCAGAGGGAAAAACAGTGCAAAATATGTATGGACAGAGATATCTGTATTGTCTTCATTCCATGTGGTCATCTGGTCACCTGTAAGCAGTGTTCAGA